The region CGGTGATAGGGTTGATGGCGATGGCGAAGCCGAAGTGGCCGCCGACGAAGTTGACTATCCACAGCATTATGCCGCCAATGATGGCGTTGTAGACGAGCTTGAGGATGAGTCTGATGGGCATGAGAAAAAGCCGTCCGATGAGGTAGAGAAGGAATATCCCGAAGACAAAAGCGATGATGACGTTCCAGTCCCAGGCAAGTCCGGGTATGCTCGGCATGCTCATTCTCCTTTCGGCAGATGCCTATTCCTATTGTAATCGAGATTTCCCGTCCTGTCATGCGCCGGGTTATCTTCCTTACAATATATCTACTGCACGTCCCGGGTATGCCAAAAAAACGAGGCTGTCTGAGTTTTTCAAACAGCCTCGTCCCTGTCAGCAGTATTTGTTGTTGGTGATTCCCTCGCTGCGAGCTTTTTTCAGAAGGTATATGTATTTCTTTTCCGCCGCCTGCATCAGGTAGACGGCATGGTCGACTAGGTCGCTGTCGGATACGGAGTTGTAATAGTGCTGGGCAGCCAGCCACTCCCGCCTGGCCTGTTCGACGATGTCGGCGAGGGCGGGCATGGGAGCGGCGGGGCACGGGTCGCTGTCGACGAGGTTGGATAGCAGCCGTTTCGTCCAGGAGATTTTCATATGTCTTCCCCTCCCGGTAATATTATTACCAGAAAGAGGGATATTTATTCCTGTTATTTGCTCCGGCTTTTGAGGCTACATTTCTCGGCGGTTTTCGAGGGCCTTGGAGAGCGTCACTTCGTCGGCGTATTCGAGGTCTCCGCCCACGGGCAGGCCGTGGGCGATGCGGGTGACTTTGACGCCGA is a window of Selenomonadales bacterium 4137-cl DNA encoding:
- a CDS encoding pro-sigmaK processing inhibitor BofA family protein, which encodes MPSIPGLAWDWNVIIAFVFGIFLLYLIGRLFLMPIRLILKLVYNAIIGGIMLWIVNFVGGHFGFAIAINPITALVAGFLGIPGVILLILFKLFIA
- a CDS encoding DUF2508 family protein, whose amino-acid sequence is MKISWTKRLLSNLVDSDPCPAAPMPALADIVEQARREWLAAQHYYNSVSDSDLVDHAVYLMQAAEKKYIYLLKKARSEGITNNKYC